From a region of the Phaseolus vulgaris cultivar G19833 chromosome 6, P. vulgaris v2.0, whole genome shotgun sequence genome:
- the LOC137832156 gene encoding thymidine kinase a-like encodes MKSLLNPKFSALSSKASPFPLFSLPSQSTARLTFRNNPRRIPNRLLRLNPSPFSSNKFTCTNQNRSLQTEPSPPSSGEIHVIVGPMFAGKTTSLLRRIQLETANGRNVAVIKSSKDTRYGLDSIVTHDGAKLPCWALTNLSSFKQKFGIDAYEKLDVIGVDEAQFFDDLYEFCRQAADDDGKTVIVSGLDGNYMRRSFGSVIDIIPLADSVTKLTATCEICKKPASFTLRKTQDKQIELIGGVDVYMPVCRQHYVSGQVAMEAARHVLESHKVECGSCT; translated from the exons ATGAAGTCCCTTCTCAACCCAAAGTTTTCAGCTTTATCTTCCAAAGCCTCTCCTTTTCCTCTGTTTTCACTACCTTCTCAATCCACAGCTCGATTAACTTTCCGCAACAACCCACGTCGAATTCCCAATCGTCTTCTCCGCCTCAACCCATCACCCTTTTCGTCCAATAAGTTCACTTGCACCAATCAAAATCGAAGCTTGCAAACGGAGCCCTCGCCACCTTCCTCCGGTGAGATCCACGTCATAGTGGGGCCCATGTTCGCTGGAAAAACCACCTCGCTCCTTCGTCGGATTCAATTGGAAACCGCCAACGGCAG AAATGTAGCTGTAATTAAATCTAGCAAGGATACAAGATATGGATTAGATTCAATTGTTACACATGATGGTGCAAAATTACCATGTTGGGCACTGACAAACTTATCATCATTCAAGCAGAAGTTTGGAATTGATGCTTATGAGAAG CTGGATGTGATTGGTGTTGATGAAGCGCAATTCTTTGATGACCTTTATGAATTCTGCCGTCAAGCTGCTGATGATGATGGAAAAACAGTAATAGTTTCAGGATTAGATGGGAACTACATGAG GAGGAGCTTTGGTTCTGTTATTGATATAATTCCCCTTGCTGATTCTGTAACCAAGTTAACTGCTACCTGTGAGATATGTAAAAAACCTGCTTCGTTTACCCTGAGGAAGACACAGGATAAGCAGATTGAATTGATTGGTGGAGTTGATGTCTACATGCCAGTGTGTCGGCAGCACTATGTCAGTGGACAAGTAGCCATGGAAGCTGCAAGACATGTCCTTGAATCCCACAAGGTTGAATGCGGCTCCTGTACATAA